From a single Miscanthus floridulus cultivar M001 chromosome 8, ASM1932011v1, whole genome shotgun sequence genomic region:
- the LOC136469763 gene encoding uncharacterized protein, translating to MVDDDDAAAAAKAAEDQRLAAEAEARRAEDACRAEEARLRAATLDEYECAHEALWAQATAVVNVKALIPVILNQATNTYTKWRGMFLTVLGKYALTRHVLEDEAFPSRPAWVQADCCILTWIYSTVSSDLQQSLMMRQGPTRGAWCYLEDEFLGQKESRALLLETKFRNFRQESLSITDYCRQLESMAASLAEFGDPIGDRQMLLTLLRGLGGKLHHMVSILKMHRPFPTFAEARTHLLLEELEIDARPPSPPSALVAATPRPTAPGAPAPPRPGAPPPARPRRQTANAPVVVTAAVDATASSRANRCSLVAPLWLDRESGRPPPPPAFSAVPQYSGFGGAPSAYGGFYGAPSPPYGTYYGGAAPPGFQAPAPAYQAAPWNPTHGGAWHQDALAHSFNTMTLNPLNATSEWYADSGAGKPDAPPSAAVQATVVLGGQERRYKQRHDLARTPIFGCAHCPSMATARHMRPLPLRPAPAQLQHEPSDGWHKFTHSTPSLSSI from the exons ATggtggacgacgacgacgctgcAGCCGCCGCCAAGGCCGCGGAGGACCAGCGCCTCGCGGCTGAGGCCGAAGCCCGCCGTGCCGAAGACGCATGCCGCGCCGAGGAAGCCCGCCTCCGTGCTGCCACTCTGGACGAGTATGAGTGCGCCCATGAGGCCCTCTGGGCGCAAGCCACTGCCGTCGTCAACGTGAAGGCGCTCATCCCTGTCATCCTCAATCAGGCGACGAACACCTACACCAAGTGGCGCGGCATGTTCCTCACCGTCCTCGGCAAATATGCCCTGACTCGTCACGTCCTTGAGGACGAAGCTTTCCCGTCGCGCCCGGCATGGGTTCAAGCCGATTGCTGCATCCTGACTTGGATCTACAGCACCGTCTCCAGCGACCTGCAGCAATCTCTAATGATGCGGCAGGGCCCCACTCGTGGGGCGTGGTGCTATCTCGAGGACGAGTTCCTCGGCCAAAAGGAGTCCCGGGCGCTTCTGCTCGAGACAAAATTCCGCAACTTCCGCCAAGAGTCCCTGAGCATCACCGACTACTGCCGCCAGCTCGAGTCGATGGCGGCTTCCCTTGCCGAGTTCGGCGATCCCATCGGCGATCGGCAGATGCTGCTCACGCTCCTTCGCGGCCTCGGCGGCAAGTTGCACCACATGGTGTCcatcctcaagatgcacaggCCGTTCCCCACGTTCGCGGAGGCACGAACGCACCTACTGTTGGAGGAGCTGGAAATCGACGCACGTCCTCCGTCCCCGCCATCCGCACTCGTCGCTGCAACGCCGCGGCCTACAGCTCCCGGGGCTCCAGCACCTCCACGTCCGGGGGCGCCTCCTCCAGCACGCCCCCGGCGCCAAACGGCCAACGCACCGGTCGTCGTCACGGCCGCGGTGGACGCAACGGCCAGCAGCAGGGCCAATCGGTGCTCCCTGGTGGCACCCCTCTGGCTGGACAGGGAG TCCGGgcgcccaccaccgccgccagCGTTCAGCGCCGTTCCACAGTACAGCGGCTTCGGCGGTGCACCCAGCGCCTATGGCGGCTTCTACGGCGCTCCATCCCCTCCGTACGGCACGTACTACGGGGGAGCTGCACCCCCAGGTTTCCAAGCGCCCGCACCGGCGTACCAAGCGGCGCCCTGGAACCCCACTCACGGTGGTGCATGGCATCAGGACGCCCTTGCACACTCCTTCAACACCATGACGCTCAACCCGCTGAACGCTACTTCCGAGTGGTACGCCGACTCCGGTGCAG GCAAACCAGACGCGCCGCCCAGTGCAGCTGTGCAGGCAACGGTTGTTCTGGGAGGGCAGGAGCGGAGGTACAAGCAGCGGCACGACCTCGCACGCACGCCCATTTTTGGCTGTGCCCACTGCCCATCCATGGCCACGGCGCGTCACATGCGCCCGCTGCCGCTGCGGCCTGCCCCTGCCCAGCTGCAGCACGAGCCAAGCGATGGATGGCACAAGTTCACACACTCCACACCGTCCCTCTCGTCCATCTGA